From a single Deltaproteobacteria bacterium genomic region:
- a CDS encoding tetratricopeptide repeat protein: MSNSRIDTFKEILKKDPDNPLGRYGLAHEYYKLEMYNEAIKEIEEYVKIADDEGAVYRMLAECYVNTGQPEKARESYVKGIEAANSHGHPGMAEEFEEALEFLDD; this comes from the coding sequence ATGAGTAACTCGAGGATCGATACATTCAAGGAGATTTTGAAAAAGGACCCGGACAATCCTCTCGGCAGGTACGGACTCGCTCATGAATACTACAAACTCGAAATGTACAATGAGGCCATAAAAGAGATTGAAGAGTACGTCAAAATAGCGGATGACGAGGGGGCGGTGTACAGGATGCTCGCCGAATGCTACGTGAATACGGGGCAGCCCGAGAAGGCCAGGGAGTCGTACGTAAAGGGTATTGAGGCCGCCAACAGTCACGGGCACCCCGGCATGGCCGAGGAGTTTGAGGAAGCGCTCGAGTTCCTCGATGATTGA
- a CDS encoding sorbosone dehydrogenase family protein: MNNHRIRRIVFSLFIMLVPVQAFPDVLDEIKLPEGFKIEEFAGSLDKPRFMAMSPDGVLFVSSMGNGEIRALPDTDKDGTADKAITVMDGLNRPNSIAFHDGYLYVGETDKVSRLKYDGYDKEPGKKEVLVSGLPNKGHFTKTVGFGPDGTLYVSMGSSCNVCVEKDDRRATILRYDPKEKDLEVFASGLRNSVGMTWHPETGELWATDNGRDWLGDNLPPEEVNVIKKGENYGWPYCYGDKIPDPDFNEPEKCVNTVSPAVEMQAHSAPLGLTFYDAEMFPDEYEGDLFVAFHGSWNRSKPTGYKVVRIKMKNGKPEGIEDFARGWLKGEKRLGRPVDVLVGSNGELFVSDDMRGVIYRITYESKN, encoded by the coding sequence ATGAATAATCACAGAATCCGGAGAATAGTATTTTCCCTTTTTATTATGCTCGTTCCTGTACAGGCCTTTCCCGACGTTCTCGATGAGATAAAACTGCCGGAGGGGTTTAAAATAGAAGAATTCGCGGGCTCGCTCGATAAGCCGAGGTTTATGGCTATGAGCCCTGACGGCGTGCTGTTCGTTTCCTCTATGGGAAACGGAGAAATAAGAGCCCTTCCCGATACCGACAAAGACGGGACGGCAGACAAGGCTATTACAGTTATGGACGGTCTTAACAGGCCCAACAGCATCGCTTTCCATGACGGGTACCTCTACGTGGGAGAGACTGACAAGGTTTCCAGGCTTAAGTACGACGGTTACGATAAAGAACCGGGGAAAAAAGAAGTACTGGTTTCCGGGCTTCCGAATAAAGGACATTTTACTAAAACGGTCGGCTTCGGCCCTGATGGAACGTTATATGTTTCGATGGGCTCGTCCTGTAACGTGTGCGTGGAAAAGGACGATAGACGCGCGACAATACTCAGATACGATCCGAAGGAAAAGGACCTTGAGGTATTCGCCTCCGGCTTGAGGAACTCGGTCGGAATGACCTGGCACCCGGAGACGGGGGAGCTGTGGGCAACTGACAACGGAAGGGATTGGCTCGGGGATAACCTACCCCCGGAGGAGGTTAACGTCATCAAGAAAGGCGAGAACTACGGCTGGCCCTACTGTTATGGGGACAAGATTCCCGACCCTGATTTTAATGAGCCGGAAAAATGCGTAAACACCGTTTCCCCTGCTGTCGAAATGCAGGCGCATTCAGCCCCTCTGGGGCTTACCTTTTATGACGCGGAGATGTTTCCGGACGAGTACGAGGGGGATTTATTCGTGGCCTTCCACGGTTCCTGGAACCGCTCTAAGCCAACCGGGTACAAGGTTGTGAGGATAAAGATGAAGAACGGTAAACCCGAGGGGATAGAGGATTTCGCCCGGGGCTGGCTTAAAGGAGAAAAACGCCTCGGAAGACCCGTCGATGTCCTGGTCGGTTCCAATGGTGAGCTATTCGTATCCGACGACATGCGCGGGGTGATTTACAGGATTACATACGAATCCAAAAACTAG
- a CDS encoding DNA polymerase, with translation MKESRLSWLFLDMNSYFASVEQELRPELRGLPTVVVPVLADSTCCIASSYEAKKYGIKTGTKVAAARKLCRNLRIIESRPEKYIEMHHEIVSAVKSVLPVDKVHSIDEMSCRLTGRQTNLDNAVAIGHELKRVIRERVGEHVRCSVGISTNRFLAKVASGMEKPDGFTVIKKEDLPRVLYSLSLTDLPGIGRKMHARLKKYGVHTVKELCILSEERITDIWQSVIGKRWWLLLRGEDISEAETRRSTVGHSHVLPPHLRSDDGTYAVFIRLIHKAAFRLRRLKYIAGRMIIRIDYLGGEDSWKSAVKIGKRNDTQTMIEAFSSIWGERPRRRKPLRVSVTFSELTPSSETSLSLFPAELKRDRVATALDKINERYGTNSIYYGSMHGASESAPLRIAFTSIPDVVAEGTKIKTADEDSTK, from the coding sequence ATGAAAGAGTCTCGACTTTCCTGGCTTTTCCTGGATATGAACTCCTATTTCGCGTCCGTGGAGCAGGAGCTGAGGCCTGAATTGAGGGGACTCCCGACGGTAGTAGTCCCCGTCCTGGCTGACAGCACCTGCTGTATAGCCTCAAGCTATGAGGCGAAGAAATACGGAATAAAAACCGGTACGAAGGTTGCCGCAGCGCGGAAACTCTGCCGTAATCTCCGGATAATCGAGTCGAGACCCGAAAAATACATAGAGATGCATCATGAAATAGTATCAGCCGTGAAAAGCGTCCTTCCGGTCGACAAGGTACATTCGATAGACGAGATGTCCTGCCGCCTTACGGGGAGGCAAACGAACCTCGATAATGCCGTCGCGATAGGCCACGAGTTGAAGAGGGTAATCAGAGAGCGGGTCGGTGAGCATGTCAGATGCTCGGTGGGCATCTCCACCAACCGTTTTCTGGCCAAGGTGGCAAGCGGAATGGAGAAGCCCGACGGTTTTACTGTTATCAAAAAAGAGGACCTTCCGCGGGTACTCTATTCCCTTTCGCTCACCGATCTGCCGGGCATCGGCAGAAAAATGCACGCGCGTCTCAAGAAGTACGGAGTCCATACGGTGAAAGAGCTCTGTATTTTGTCCGAGGAGCGTATTACGGATATATGGCAGAGCGTGATCGGTAAACGCTGGTGGCTTTTGCTGAGAGGTGAGGATATCTCCGAAGCCGAAACCCGCAGGAGCACGGTCGGTCATTCCCATGTATTACCCCCGCACCTAAGGTCGGATGACGGAACGTATGCAGTTTTCATAAGGCTGATTCATAAAGCTGCATTCAGGCTCAGGAGGCTAAAATATATCGCAGGGCGCATGATAATCAGGATTGATTATCTGGGCGGCGAAGACAGCTGGAAGAGTGCCGTGAAAATCGGCAAAAGGAACGATACCCAGACGATGATCGAGGCGTTCTCTTCCATATGGGGAGAGAGGCCCCGCCGGAGGAAGCCGCTTCGTGTGTCGGTTACCTTTTCGGAGCTTACGCCGTCGAGTGAAACTAGTCTGTCATTGTTTCCCGCGGAGCTCAAACGGGACAGGGTTGCCACGGCTCTGGATAAAATAAACGAGCGTTACGGGACGAACAGCATATATTACGGCTCCATGCACGGAGCTTCCGAGTCCGCCCCCCTCAGGATTGCTTTTACGTCCATTCCCGACGTTGTGGCGGAGGGTACGAAAATAAAAACAGCCGATGAAGACTCCACTAAATAA
- a CDS encoding FAD-binding oxidoreductase: MSDYGFDYLFIGAGIMGSAGAYALSKKLDEQGKTASVGVIDLDLEGGLSSTLKNAGGVRATWRNRANIELCKYSINFFETISEIIQFRKLGYFWMHDSESWDEIQENYPLYKEYGLPVELHPPAAVPGILPFVDNLEGIKGLSVSREAGLIDHYSLREYYRGEARKRGVRFIDRCYVTEIKLEGKRAERIIAYDLKGRDKGSGDFDETARTILTGDNVEVENPEISFETGVLINTAGAWAPRVSELYGFNDDKIKPRRRQMVVLNCPEVDLSKYGMVIDISDIYFHQESGNILAGYSNMDEPYGYNLEFSFGGLSEDSPFVKHIWQPLWNRISRFEKVKFIRGWAGIYAETPDRSGFLGRAPGLENVYECAGHTGRGLMISCGAATALSDLILDKEFREELSSAGDLSRERTAGPLYEGLHL, encoded by the coding sequence ATGAGTGATTACGGTTTCGATTACCTTTTCATCGGCGCCGGTATTATGGGGTCGGCGGGCGCCTATGCGCTGTCGAAGAAGCTGGATGAACAAGGAAAGACAGCAAGCGTGGGCGTTATTGACCTCGACCTCGAGGGCGGCCTTTCCTCCACACTCAAGAACGCGGGGGGCGTCCGGGCTACCTGGAGAAACCGCGCGAATATAGAGCTATGTAAATACTCGATCAATTTCTTCGAAACCATTTCCGAAATAATACAGTTCCGTAAGCTCGGATACTTCTGGATGCACGACAGCGAAAGCTGGGACGAAATACAGGAGAATTATCCGCTTTATAAGGAATACGGCCTGCCGGTCGAGCTTCATCCTCCCGCCGCCGTGCCGGGGATACTTCCATTCGTTGATAATCTGGAAGGCATTAAAGGTCTTTCCGTATCGAGAGAAGCCGGACTGATAGACCATTACTCGCTGAGGGAATACTACCGCGGCGAGGCGCGAAAGAGAGGAGTTAGGTTTATCGACAGGTGTTACGTCACTGAAATCAAGCTCGAGGGGAAAAGGGCCGAAAGAATAATCGCCTACGATCTCAAAGGGCGGGATAAGGGGTCCGGGGACTTCGATGAAACCGCCAGAACCATACTTACGGGCGATAATGTCGAAGTGGAAAATCCGGAAATTTCGTTTGAAACCGGGGTTCTTATTAATACTGCCGGAGCCTGGGCGCCCAGGGTTTCCGAGCTCTACGGATTTAACGACGACAAAATCAAGCCCCGAAGGCGCCAGATGGTAGTCCTCAACTGCCCTGAAGTCGATCTCTCAAAATACGGCATGGTCATAGACATATCGGACATCTATTTCCATCAAGAGTCAGGAAACATACTCGCCGGTTATTCGAACATGGACGAGCCTTACGGATACAACCTCGAATTCAGCTTTGGCGGATTGTCGGAAGACAGCCCGTTCGTGAAACACATATGGCAGCCGCTCTGGAATAGAATAAGCAGGTTCGAGAAAGTAAAGTTCATAAGGGGATGGGCGGGGATATACGCCGAGACCCCGGACCGGTCCGGATTCCTTGGAAGGGCGCCCGGTCTGGAAAACGTCTATGAATGCGCGGGGCACACGGGCAGGGGGCTTATGATATCATGCGGCGCGGCAACGGCTCTCTCGGATCTGATTCTGGACAAAGAATTCAGGGAAGAGCTCTCAAGCGCCGGGGACCTTTCAAGGGAAAGGACGGCGGGCCCTTTATATGAAGGACTTCATTTATAG
- the aceE gene encoding pyruvate dehydrogenase (acetyl-transferring), homodimeric type, whose translation MQKKTDRKKKENEIEEIENSEWLESLDYVIETGGPERVSELLKILEIHAQKKGVKIPFTANTPYINTTPLEQQPPYPGNQEIEWRIRSIIRWNAMAMVVRANRVEQGIGGHISTYASAAALYEVAFNHFLRAPNGSHEGDIVYFQGHAAPGIYARAFLEGRISIEKLRNFRRELQPDGGLPSYPHPWLMPDFWQFPTVSMGLSPIMAIYQARFNRYLEDRGLKEPTDSRVWAFLGDGETDEPETLGAITLAARERLDNLIFVVNCNLQRLDGPVRGNGKIIQELEAIFRGAGWNVIKVIWGSNWDPLLAKDKDGVLVKRMGEALDGEYQKYTVETGEYIREHFFGTDPRLLEMVKDLTDQELQKLRRGGHDPEKIYPAFKAAIENKGSPTVILAKTIKGYGLGESGEGRNVTHQQKKLNEDELKEFRTRFSIPISDEDVARAPFYRPPEDSPEIKYIKERRHELGGFTPKRVVDCEPIDPPSEKIFQEFYKGSGDREVATTMAIVRMLSKMLKDKNIGKLIVPIVPDEARTFGMETLFRQVGIYSHVGQLYEPVDAETLLFYKEAKDGQILEEGITEAGSMSSFIAAGTAYATHGINTIPFFIFYSMFGFQRIGDLVWAAGDSRAKGFMIGGTAGRTTLAGEGLQHQDGHSHLLAYPVPNLKAYDPAFAYEIAVIVQDGIRRMYVEQEDLFYYITVMNETYKQPQMPEGAKEGILKGIYKLRESGLKDADLHAQIMGSGTILNEAIKAQKELEKNYGIAADVWSVTSYKELYRDGLEKERWNMLHPSELKRTPYITECFKDAPGVFVAASDYVMALPDSISQWLPRPLVSLGTDGYGRSGSREALREFFEVDWRFITLAVLASLTWEKKISTDVVEKAIKDLDINPGKANPMLS comes from the coding sequence ATGCAGAAAAAAACCGATAGAAAGAAAAAAGAGAACGAAATAGAGGAAATCGAAAACAGCGAATGGCTCGAATCCCTGGATTACGTGATTGAAACAGGCGGGCCGGAAAGGGTGAGCGAGCTTCTTAAAATTCTCGAAATCCACGCTCAGAAAAAGGGCGTGAAAATTCCTTTTACAGCCAACACCCCTTATATCAATACCACCCCGCTGGAGCAGCAGCCTCCATACCCCGGCAACCAGGAGATTGAGTGGCGTATCAGGAGCATCATCCGCTGGAACGCAATGGCCATGGTAGTGAGGGCAAACAGGGTTGAGCAGGGAATAGGGGGACATATTTCAACCTACGCCTCGGCGGCCGCCCTTTACGAAGTCGCTTTTAACCACTTCCTCAGAGCTCCTAACGGAAGCCACGAGGGAGACATCGTTTATTTTCAGGGGCACGCGGCGCCCGGGATTTACGCGAGGGCGTTTCTCGAAGGCCGCATCAGCATAGAAAAATTGCGGAACTTCAGGAGAGAGCTCCAGCCCGACGGCGGTCTTCCCTCCTATCCTCACCCGTGGCTTATGCCCGACTTCTGGCAGTTCCCGACGGTATCGATGGGCTTGAGCCCTATAATGGCGATATACCAGGCCAGGTTTAACCGCTATCTCGAGGACAGAGGTCTTAAGGAACCCACGGACTCAAGAGTCTGGGCGTTCCTGGGAGACGGGGAGACCGATGAGCCCGAAACCCTCGGGGCGATAACACTGGCCGCAAGAGAGAGGCTCGACAATCTCATATTCGTCGTCAACTGCAACCTGCAGCGTCTCGACGGCCCGGTAAGGGGAAACGGAAAAATAATACAGGAGCTGGAAGCAATATTCCGCGGCGCCGGATGGAACGTGATAAAAGTCATATGGGGAAGCAACTGGGACCCTCTCCTCGCTAAAGACAAGGACGGCGTACTGGTCAAAAGGATGGGCGAGGCGCTGGACGGGGAATATCAAAAATACACGGTGGAAACCGGTGAGTATATACGCGAGCACTTTTTCGGAACCGACCCGCGGCTCCTGGAAATGGTAAAAGACCTCACCGACCAGGAGCTTCAGAAACTGAGGCGAGGTGGGCACGATCCTGAAAAGATATACCCCGCTTTTAAAGCGGCAATAGAAAACAAAGGCTCGCCCACAGTAATACTCGCTAAAACGATCAAGGGCTACGGCCTGGGTGAATCGGGGGAAGGCAGAAACGTCACGCACCAGCAGAAGAAACTGAACGAGGACGAGCTTAAAGAGTTCAGAACACGGTTCAGCATACCTATATCGGACGAAGATGTCGCAAGAGCCCCGTTTTACAGGCCCCCTGAGGACAGCCCGGAAATAAAATACATCAAAGAGCGGAGACACGAACTCGGAGGGTTTACTCCGAAACGCGTAGTCGATTGTGAGCCGATAGACCCGCCTTCGGAAAAAATATTCCAAGAGTTTTACAAAGGCTCGGGAGACAGGGAAGTGGCGACCACAATGGCGATCGTCAGAATGCTCTCGAAAATGCTTAAGGATAAAAACATCGGCAAGCTAATCGTTCCTATTGTCCCTGACGAAGCCCGCACATTCGGCATGGAGACACTGTTCAGACAGGTAGGAATATATTCCCACGTAGGACAGCTCTACGAGCCGGTGGATGCGGAAACGCTTCTCTTCTACAAAGAGGCGAAAGACGGTCAGATTCTGGAGGAAGGCATAACCGAAGCGGGATCGATGTCCTCATTCATCGCAGCCGGAACGGCCTATGCGACCCACGGCATTAATACAATTCCGTTTTTTATTTTTTACTCCATGTTCGGGTTCCAGAGAATAGGTGACCTCGTATGGGCGGCGGGAGACTCGAGGGCAAAGGGGTTCATGATAGGAGGCACCGCGGGAAGGACAACGCTAGCGGGGGAGGGTCTTCAGCACCAGGACGGCCACAGCCACCTGCTGGCTTATCCGGTCCCCAACCTGAAGGCATACGACCCGGCATTCGCGTACGAGATCGCAGTCATAGTTCAGGACGGGATCAGACGCATGTATGTCGAGCAGGAAGACCTCTTTTACTACATAACCGTCATGAACGAAACCTACAAGCAGCCTCAGATGCCCGAAGGGGCGAAAGAGGGCATACTGAAGGGTATCTATAAACTCAGAGAATCCGGGCTTAAAGACGCCGATCTTCACGCCCAGATAATGGGGAGCGGCACCATACTGAACGAGGCGATCAAGGCACAGAAAGAGCTTGAGAAAAACTACGGGATCGCGGCCGACGTATGGAGCGTAACAAGCTACAAGGAGCTTTACAGGGACGGCCTCGAGAAAGAGCGGTGGAACATGCTTCACCCTTCCGAGCTCAAGAGAACACCTTACATAACCGAATGCTTCAAGGACGCTCCGGGCGTATTCGTCGCGGCGTCGGATTATGTGATGGCGCTGCCGGACTCCATATCGCAGTGGCTCCCACGGCCGCTCGTATCCCTCGGTACGGACGGGTACGGCAGGAGCGGCAGCCGGGAGGCGCTGAGAGAATTTTTTGAAGTCGACTGGAGGTTTATTACACTCGCGGTGCTAGCGTCGCTTACGTGGGAAAAGAAAATCAGTACAGACGTCGTGGAAAAAGCGATTAAAGACCTCGACATTAATCCGGGAAAGGCAAATCCGATGTTGTCATAA
- the lipB gene encoding lipoyl(octanoyl) transferase LipB — MRTFKVYKLGLVPYAEALRFQMTLLEKRRNGEIEDTLLLLEHPPTFTTGRGGDMKNLLAAESYLKKAGIHFEVISRGGDITFHGPGQLVGYPVMDLNDMGRDIHKYLRNLEEVIILTLRNYGIESRRIEGVTGVWVKWHKIASIGVGVKRWITYHGFALNVNTDLSYFDMIVPCGIQDVKMTTIQRWLASKVEIDMAQVEENIVQAFSQVFNLTHSETISISAKNPNDESSLDILLRSETII, encoded by the coding sequence ATGAGAACTTTCAAGGTATATAAACTGGGGCTTGTCCCTTACGCGGAAGCCCTTCGGTTCCAGATGACGCTTCTTGAGAAGAGGAGAAATGGGGAGATTGAAGACACGCTTTTACTCCTTGAGCACCCGCCCACTTTTACGACCGGCAGGGGCGGGGATATGAAAAACCTGCTCGCCGCCGAGAGTTATCTGAAAAAGGCCGGGATTCATTTCGAGGTAATAAGCAGGGGCGGCGATATAACCTTTCACGGTCCGGGACAGCTTGTCGGGTATCCTGTCATGGACCTTAACGATATGGGAAGGGATATACATAAATACCTGAGAAATCTTGAGGAAGTGATTATCTTAACCCTTAGGAATTACGGGATAGAATCAAGGCGGATTGAAGGAGTGACGGGAGTATGGGTGAAGTGGCACAAGATTGCGTCCATAGGCGTGGGGGTTAAGAGGTGGATCACCTACCACGGTTTCGCGCTTAACGTGAATACAGACCTCTCGTATTTCGATATGATCGTGCCGTGTGGAATTCAGGATGTGAAAATGACTACGATTCAGAGGTGGCTCGCCTCTAAAGTGGAGATAGACATGGCTCAAGTCGAGGAAAATATAGTTCAAGCATTTTCTCAGGTATTCAACCTAACCCATTCTGAAACAATCAGCATATCGGCCAAAAATCCTAATGACGAAAGCAGTCTGGATATTCTTCTCCGTTCTGAGACAATTATTTAA
- a CDS encoding dihydrolipoamide acetyltransferase family protein, whose protein sequence is MAIEFKLPDLGEDIETGEVINVYVSSGDEVSEEQALMEIETDKAALEIPSPAGGVIKEVHVKEGDTIEVGQLLVTIDDGENGGGEEETTDKTEEKKAESKEKKKEKPETEKESAGEKEEEEEDREGEAEGEPEERAKEEKEEEPKKQKKEEPEEEKEEETAKGDAEEKPREKDEEEQEKAPDKDTKKQSKKKSKKEDEAAEEEKKQKPDDKPERETGEESQKAVPASPTVRRLARERGVDITKLKGTGAGGRITEEDIKNYTGGKEPEKEEPETETGEEESQKQKASADKDKWGDVERIAMSRVRRLTAERLTEAWKAPHVTQHDKADITELEKLRKHYGSEVAEAGGKLTMTSIILKVIASALKVFPQFNATVDMENEEIIYKKYINIGVAVDTDRGLLVPVIRDADKKNIEELSVDLSELSEKARTKKISVEELQGGTFTISNLGGLGGTYFTPVLYAPQVAILGISRSSIEAVYIEGAFLPRLQLPLSLSYDHRLIDGADAVRFLRWVVEALEEPFKLSLEG, encoded by the coding sequence ATGGCAATCGAATTCAAACTTCCCGACCTGGGCGAGGATATAGAAACAGGCGAGGTGATAAACGTGTACGTATCCTCAGGAGACGAGGTTTCCGAGGAGCAGGCGCTCATGGAGATCGAAACGGACAAGGCCGCGCTTGAGATACCCTCTCCCGCGGGGGGCGTTATTAAAGAAGTCCACGTAAAAGAGGGTGACACCATTGAAGTGGGGCAGCTCCTGGTAACGATAGACGACGGGGAGAACGGAGGAGGAGAAGAGGAAACCACGGACAAAACGGAAGAGAAAAAAGCCGAGTCAAAAGAAAAGAAAAAAGAAAAACCGGAAACCGAAAAAGAAAGCGCCGGAGAAAAAGAAGAGGAAGAAGAAGATCGGGAGGGAGAGGCCGAGGGAGAGCCCGAAGAGAGAGCCAAGGAAGAAAAGGAAGAAGAACCAAAAAAACAAAAAAAGGAAGAGCCTGAAGAAGAAAAAGAGGAAGAAACCGCTAAAGGGGACGCTGAGGAGAAGCCTCGAGAAAAAGACGAAGAAGAACAGGAAAAAGCCCCCGATAAAGATACTAAAAAGCAATCGAAAAAGAAATCCAAAAAAGAAGATGAAGCGGCGGAAGAAGAAAAAAAGCAAAAACCCGACGACAAGCCCGAACGCGAAACCGGGGAAGAGTCTCAAAAAGCAGTGCCCGCTTCCCCCACCGTGAGAAGACTGGCGCGGGAGCGGGGAGTGGATATTACAAAGCTCAAGGGTACGGGAGCCGGTGGCAGGATTACCGAAGAGGATATTAAGAATTACACCGGAGGAAAAGAACCTGAAAAGGAAGAGCCCGAAACTGAAACGGGAGAAGAAGAATCCCAGAAACAAAAGGCTTCCGCAGACAAGGATAAATGGGGGGATGTGGAAAGAATCGCCATGTCCAGGGTAAGGAGGCTCACAGCGGAGCGTTTAACGGAAGCATGGAAAGCGCCCCACGTCACCCAGCACGACAAGGCCGATATCACCGAGCTTGAGAAACTCAGGAAGCATTACGGCAGCGAAGTGGCGGAAGCCGGAGGCAAGCTCACCATGACTTCCATTATACTCAAAGTCATAGCTTCGGCCTTAAAGGTCTTCCCCCAGTTTAACGCCACCGTCGATATGGAAAACGAGGAAATAATATACAAGAAGTACATCAACATAGGCGTCGCAGTCGATACGGACAGGGGGCTTCTCGTGCCTGTAATCAGAGATGCGGACAAGAAGAATATCGAAGAACTCTCGGTCGATCTGAGCGAATTATCCGAGAAGGCGAGAACAAAAAAAATATCAGTCGAGGAGCTTCAGGGCGGGACTTTCACCATAAGCAACCTCGGCGGGCTGGGCGGTACATATTTCACTCCCGTGCTCTACGCGCCCCAAGTGGCGATTCTGGGAATATCGCGTTCCTCAATCGAGGCAGTCTACATTGAGGGGGCGTTTCTGCCGCGCCTCCAGCTGCCGCTCTCGCTCTCGTATGACCACCGTCTCATAGACGGCGCGGACGCGGTCAGGTTCCTGCGCTGGGTAGTCGAAGCGCTCGAAGAGCCGTTCAAGCTCTCCCTCGAAGGATGA
- a CDS encoding non-heme iron oxygenase ferredoxin subunit: MGNPVEVAKVGEIKPGSAKLVEVNGKEIAVFNCDGEYYAIGNECTHIGGPLCDGDIEGETVSCPWHGAEFNIKTGEVLGPPAEENIASYKVSVEGEAIKIEI, encoded by the coding sequence ATGGGAAATCCCGTAGAAGTAGCCAAGGTGGGAGAAATCAAGCCGGGGAGTGCGAAGCTTGTCGAGGTGAACGGTAAGGAGATCGCGGTATTTAACTGTGACGGGGAGTATTACGCGATAGGTAACGAATGTACCCATATTGGAGGACCGTTATGCGATGGGGACATAGAAGGAGAAACCGTGAGTTGCCCCTGGCACGGAGCGGAGTTCAATATAAAAACCGGGGAGGTCCTTGGTCCTCCAGCCGAGGAAAATATCGCGAGTTATAAGGTGTCTGTTGAAGGAGAAGCCATAAAAATTGAAATTTAA
- the lpdA gene encoding dihydrolipoyl dehydrogenase — protein sequence MEKYDLTVIGSGPGGYIAAIRAAQLGMNVAVVERDKPGGVCLNWGCIPSKAILKCAEVYEYFKYSSEFGIEYKGLSYDFSKVIDKSRKASSTLTKGVEFLFKKNKITLFNGTGKLIAKNKIGVSGEKDEVELESEKILIATGSVPVTLPGLDIDEKLIMTSDEAIFHREVPESVVVIGGGYIGAEFAYVYNSFGSKVTIVEMMDNLIPGADEDVSKELEKIFKKSGMEILTGTKFKEVKKKRKNVDVILEKLGDKSEHKVTASMVLVAVGRRPVANDAPTSLSYYKKSGDIGLSDLRIELDERGFIKTDDSYMTTCENVYAIGDVIGPPLLAHKASEEGVAAVEKMAGLKSKVHYNNIPGCVYCQPEVSMLGMTEKEVKDKGYSYSVGKFPFKAAGKAVGTGETDGFVKIISDKATGEILGTHIIGHGATELIAEVAVGRTLETTPLEIAITSHAHPTLSEAVMEAALAALGRARNM from the coding sequence ATGGAAAAATACGACTTAACAGTTATAGGATCGGGACCGGGAGGATATATTGCCGCCATAAGGGCGGCACAGCTGGGAATGAATGTCGCCGTCGTTGAGAGGGACAAGCCGGGAGGGGTATGTCTCAACTGGGGCTGCATTCCCTCCAAGGCAATACTAAAATGCGCCGAAGTATATGAATATTTTAAGTATTCCAGCGAGTTCGGAATAGAATATAAAGGGCTTTCTTATGATTTTTCCAAGGTTATAGATAAGAGCCGTAAGGCCTCAAGCACCCTCACCAAGGGGGTTGAGTTCCTTTTCAAGAAAAACAAAATCACGCTATTTAACGGAACCGGCAAATTAATCGCAAAAAATAAGATCGGAGTGAGCGGGGAAAAGGACGAAGTGGAGCTGGAATCGGAAAAGATTCTGATCGCGACAGGCTCCGTTCCGGTGACGCTTCCGGGACTCGATATTGATGAAAAGCTGATTATGACGAGCGACGAGGCTATTTTTCACAGGGAGGTTCCTGAATCCGTCGTGGTTATAGGAGGAGGATACATAGGGGCTGAGTTCGCTTATGTCTATAACTCCTTCGGGAGCAAGGTTACGATTGTGGAAATGATGGATAACCTTATCCCTGGAGCGGACGAGGACGTATCCAAAGAGCTTGAGAAAATTTTCAAAAAGAGCGGAATGGAGATTCTTACAGGGACGAAGTTTAAAGAGGTCAAGAAGAAAAGAAAAAATGTCGATGTTATTTTGGAGAAGCTCGGCGACAAAAGTGAGCACAAGGTAACGGCGTCCATGGTCCTTGTGGCTGTCGGAAGGCGGCCAGTAGCGAACGATGCCCCGACTTCACTGAGCTATTACAAGAAATCCGGCGACATCGGGCTTAGCGATCTGCGTATAGAGCTCGATGAGAGGGGGTTCATTAAAACGGACGACTCGTACATGACCACGTGCGAGAACGTTTACGCAATCGGCGACGTTATAGGCCCTCCCCTCCTGGCCCACAAGGCGTCTGAAGAAGGAGTGGCTGCGGTGGAAAAAATGGCGGGACTCAAGAGCAAGGTTCATTATAATAATATCCCCGGTTGTGTTTATTGTCAGCCGGAGGTGTCCATGTTAGGCATGACTGAGAAAGAAGTCAAGGACAAAGGCTACAGCTACAGCGTGGGGAAGTTTCCCTTCAAGGCTGCGGGAAAGGCGGTCGGCACGGGGGAAACGGACGGATTCGTGAAGATTATCTCCGATAAGGCGACCGGGGAGATACTGGGAACGCACATAATCGGGCACGGGGCTACGGAGCTTATAGCTGAAGTGGCTGTCGGAAGGACACTTGAAACAACGCCGCTCGAAATAGCGATTACGTCTCACGCGCACCCTACCCTGTCCGAGGCCGTAATGGAAGCCGCTCTGGCTGCGCTAGGCAGAGCAAGGAATATGTAG